A single window of Enoplosus armatus isolate fEnoArm2 chromosome 22, fEnoArm2.hap1, whole genome shotgun sequence DNA harbors:
- the phyh gene encoding phytanoyl-CoA dioxygenase, peroxisomal — translation MSRAAERLRLLINHLDRSPAEIRAAPTSAQTFTYSHPQRLRYSFDTDLLTPEQRLSYEENGFILIKNLVSEEDVDRFRKEFERICRQEVKVPGLVVMRDLAIVKSEFVPNEKAVSKLQDFQEDPELFRYCTLPQILKYVECFTGPNIMAMHTMLINKPPDTGKKTSRHPMHQDLHYFPFRPADRIVCSWTAMEKVNRQNGCLVVLPGTHTSTLQEHDYPKWEGGVNKMYHGVRGFDPQHPRVHLEMEKGDTVFFHPLLIHGSGMNQTQGFRKAISCHYASGDCNYIDVKGTTQENIEKEVKEIAARKYDMGDEITFMDTWAFRGRLVQGERISL, via the exons ATGTCTCGGGCTGCGGAGAGACTCAGGCTGCTGATCAATCATCTTGATCGATCACCCGCCGAGATC AGAGCTGCACCTACTTCTGCTCAAACCTTCACCTACAGTCACCCACAGAGACTGAG GTACTCTTTTGATACCGACTTGCTGACCCCAGAACAGCGACTCTCCTACGAGGAAAATGGCTTCATCCTCATCAAGAATCTGGTGTCTGAAGAGGACGTCGACAGGTTCAG gaaGGAGTTTGAACGGATCTGTCGACAGGAAGTGAAGGTTCCTGGTCTGGTGGTGATGAGGGACTTGGCAATCGTTAAGTCAGAGTTCGTTCCGAATGAGAAAGCGGTCTCCAAACTCCAGGACTTCCAGGAAGACCCTGAACTGTTCCGGTACTGCACTTTACctcag ATTCTGAAGTATGTGGAGTGTTTCACTGGACCCAACATCATGGCCATGCACACAATGCTGATCAACAAACCTCCTGACACAG GTAAGAAGACGTCCCGTCACCCGATGCATCAGGATCTGCATTACTTCCCGTTCCGCCCAGCAGACAGGATCGTCTGCTCTTGGACGGCAATGGAGAAAGTGAACAGGCAGAATGGCTGCCTGGTCGTCCTGCCGggaacacacaccagcacactgCAGGAGCATGACTACCCCAAGTGGGag GGTGGTGTAAACAAGATGTACCACGGAGTGCGTGGCTTCGACCCGCAGCACCCCAGGGTGCACCTGGAGATGGAGAAGGGTGACACCGTCTTCTTCCATCCGCTGCTGATCCATGGTTCTGGAATGAACCAGACGCAGGGCTTCCGCAAG gCCATCTCCTGCCACTATGCCAGTGGTGACTGTAATTACATCGATGTGAAGGGAACCACACAGGAAAACATCGAGAAAGAGGTGAAGGAGATCGCGGCCAGGAAGTACGATATGGGCGACGAAATTACCTTCATG GATACCTGGGCTTTCCGAGGCCGCCTGGTGCAAGGAGAGAGGATCTCGCTGTAA